Within Oncorhynchus kisutch isolate 150728-3 unplaced genomic scaffold, Okis_V2 scaffold1295, whole genome shotgun sequence, the genomic segment agagtcagacacctacagagagagagagagagtcagaacacacagagagagagagagagagagtcagaaacacacagagagagagtcgaacgcacacagagagagagagtcagaacacagagagatagTCAGAACAACAAGAGAGATagtcagaacacacagagagagagtcagaacagagagagagagagtcagaacacaccagatagtcagaacacacagagagatagtcagaacacacagagagatagtcagaacaccagagagagagtcagaacacagagagagagagagtcagaacacacacagagatagtcagaacacacagagatagtcagaacacacacagagatagtcagaacacacagagagagaggagagatagtcagaaacacacacagagatagtcagaacacagagagagagtcagaaacacacacagagagagtcagacacacacacagagagagagtcagaacacacacagagatagtcagaacacacacagagatagtcagaacacacagagagagagagagagagagtcagaacacacagagagagagagtcagaacacagagagagagagagtcagaacacagagagagagagagagagagtcagaacaccaCACACcaaaacagagagcgagacaaacacacacagagagtcagaacacacgcagagagagacaaacaaacagagagagagagtcagaacacacacagagagagagagaagagagagtcagaacacacacagagagagagagagagagtcagaacacacacaaagagagagagagagagtcagaacacacacagagagagagagagagtcagaacacacacagagagagagtcagaacacacacagagagagagagagagagagagagagtcagaacacgcacagagagagtcagaatacacagagagagagagagagtcagaccacacacagtgagagagtcagaacacagagtcagaacacacacacagagagagagtcagaacacacacacacagagtcagaacacacacaggagagaaagtcagaacacacacacagagagagagtcagaacacacacacacacagagtcagaacacatacaaacacacagagagagagtcagaacacataCAAACATAAAGACTCACATGAACAGAGCTCTCTCATTGATGAAGAGTTCCACAGCTGAAAGATTCCCAAACACCATGTTGATGATGAGGAAAAGAATGCTcccatcctgagagagagagagagaataaagaatagatactgctgcactgtgagacggacagacaagacagacagacagacaggacagacacctGTTCTGTAGGGCTTCAGGTAGAGTCAGGGGATCTGGTAGTAGATGAGGCCGACCAGCAGAGCGAAGAAGATGTTGAGGGCCAGCTGAGCGTACGATGTCTGGGGGTTCCTGAGAGAGTTCACCACCATACGACACACCACtatcctcatctagagaacacacacacacagtcacacagtatcctcatctagagaacacacacagtatcctcctctagagaacacacacagtcacacagtatcctcatctagagaacacacacagtcacacagtatcctcatctagagaacacacaccacacacacagtatcctcatctagagaacagacaccacacacagtatcctcatctagagaacacacacacacacacagtatcctcatctagagaacacacacacagtatcctcatctagagaaacacacacaatcctcatctagagaacacacacagtctcacacagtatcctcatctagagaacacacagcctcacacagtatcctcctctagagaacacacacacacagcctcacacactaTCCTCatccagagaacacacacacagcctcacacagtatcctcatctagagaacacacacagtctcacacagtatcctcatctagagaacacaccaCACGCCTCACACAGTATcgtcatctagagaacacacacagtctcacacagtatcctcatctagagaacacacaccacgaCTCACACAGTATcgtcatctagagaacacacacacagtctcacacagtatcctcatctagagaacacacacacgcctcacaCAGTATcgtcatctagagaacacaccacacagtctcacacagtatcctcatctagagaacacacacacgcctcacaCAGTATcgtcatctagagaacacacacacagtctcacacagtatcctcatctagagaacacacacacagtctcacacagtatcctcatctagagaacacacacacagtctcacacagtatcctcatctagagaacacacacacagtctcacacagtatcctcatctagagaacacacacacagtctcagtaTCGTCatctagagacacacacacagcctcacacagtatcgtcatctagagaacacacacacagtctcacacagtatcgtcatctagagaacacacacacagtctcacacagtatcgtcatctagagaacacacacacagcctcacacagtatcgtcatctagagaacacacacacagtctcacacagtatCCTCCTCTTCAACACATTATATAAAGAATCACACATCTAGATAACACTTTTCATACAGTGCCAGGTTGCCCAAAGTTCATCATGAGTTTACAACTTAATGATAAACTCagagcacacaaacaaacactccaTTATAACTCTCAACTCTACAGTTCTAGAACACTCAACTCTAACAGTTCTAGAACTCTCAACTCTAACAGTTCTAGAACACTCAACTCTAACAGTTCTGGAACGCTCAGCTATACAGTTCTGGAACTCTCGCTGTGAGGGTTCAGACAGAGCTCAGTGATTAGCTGACCTGGTACCAGAAGGAGGTGACGTAGTCGGCCTTCTGTCCCTGACCTCCGACCCCTCCCTCCAGACCCTGGGTCAAATGGTCCAGCTCCTCCACCACCCTCTGGTACTGAGTTGACTGTCTGTAGCTCACTGCCAGAAGGTTGCTGTTGTCACAGTTCTCCTTATCATCTAGGGAGGAGAGGGTCAGcagaggttagggtctgtaggggttagggtctgtaggggttagggtctgtaggggttagggtctgtaggggttagggtctgtaggggttagggtctgtaggggttagggtctgtaggggttagggtctgtagggttaggtctgtagaggttagggtctgtaggggttagggtctatagaggttagggtctataggtctgtaggggttagggtctgtaggggttagggtctgtaggggttagggtctgtaggggttagggtctgtaggggttagggtctgtagggtctgtaggggttagggtctgtaggggttagggtctgtaggggttagggtctgtagggtctgtaggggttagggtctatagaggttagggtctgtagggtctgtaggggttagggtctgtagaggttagggtctgtagaggttagggtctgtaggggttagggtctgtagaggttagggtctgtaggggttagggtctgtagggtctgtagggttagggtctgtaggggttagggtctgtagaggttagggtctgtaggggttagggtctgtagggtctgtagaggttagggactgtagggtctgtagaggttagggtctgtaggggttagggtctataggggttagggtctgtagggtctgtagaggttagggactgtagggtctgtagaggttagcgtctatagaggttagggtctgtaggggttagggtctgtagaggttagggtctgtagggttagagtctataggggttagggtctgtaggggttagggtctgtaggggttagggtctgtagaggttagggtctgtagaggttagggtctgtagaggttagggtctgtaggggttagggtctgtagaggttggggtctgtaggggttagggtctatagaggttagggtctataggggttagggtctgtaggggttagggtctatagaggttagggtctataggggttagggtctgtaggggttagggtctatagaggttagggtctataggggttagggtctgtaggggttagggtctatagaggttagggtctataggggttagggtctataggggttagggtctataggggttagggtctgtagaggttagggtctgtaggggttagggtctataggggttagggtctgtaggggttagggtctgtaggggttagggtctgtagaggttagggtctatagaggttagggtctatagggtctgtagaggttagtgtctgtagaggttagggtctatagggtctgtagaggttggggtctgtaggggttagggtctgtagaggttggggtctgtaggggttagggtctgtagggttagggtctgtaggggttagggtctgtaggggttagggtctgtaggggttagggtctataggggttagggtctgtaggggttagggtctataggggttagggtctgtaggggttagggtctgtaggggttagggtctgtagggtctgtaggggttagggtctgtaggggttagggtctatagaggttagggtctgtaggggttagggtctgtaggggttagggtctgtagggtctataggggttagggtctgtaggggttagggctgtaggggttagggtctgtaggggttagggtctgtaggggttagggtctgtaggggttagggtctataggggttagggtctgtagggtctgtaggggttagggtctatagaggttagggtctgtagggtctatagaggttagggtctgtagaggttagggtctgtaggggttagggtctgtaaggGTTAGgctctgtaggggttagggtctatagaggttagggtctgtagggtctatagaggttagggtctgtaagGGTTAGgctctgtaggggttagggtctgtaaggGTTAGgctctgtaggggttagggtctataggggttagggtctataggggttagggtctatagggttagggtctgtagggtctgtaggggttagggtctatagaggttagggtctgtagggtctgtaggggttagggtctatagaggttagggtctgtagggtctgtagaggttagggtctgtaggggttagggtctgtaggggttagggtctatagaggttagggtctatagggtctgtagagtttagggtctgtaggggttagggtctatagaggttagggtctgtaggggttagggtctataggggttagggtctgtagaggttagggtctgtaggggttagggtctataggggttagggtctgtagaggttagggtctgtagaggttagggtctgttagggttagggtctgtaggggttagggtctatagaggttagggtctatagaggttagggtctgtagaggttagggtgtgtgtgtgtgtgtgtgtgtgtgtgtgtgtgtgtgtgtgtgtgtgtgtgtagaggtgtgtgtgtgtgtgtggtgtagaggtgtgtgtgtgtgtgtgtgtgtagaggtgtgtgtgtgtgtgtgtgtgtgtagaggtgtgtgtgtgtgtgtgtgtagaggtgtgtgtgtgtgtgtagaggtgtgtgtgtgtgtgtgtagaggtgtgtgtgtgtgtgtgtgtagaggtgtgtgtgtgtgtgtgtgtgtagaggtgtgtgtgtgtgtgtgtgtgtagaggtgtgtgtgttgtgtgtgtgtagaggtgtgtgtgtggtgtggtgtagaggtgtgtgtgtgtgtgtgtgtgtagaggtgtgtgtgtgtgtgtgtgtgtgtagaggtggtgtgtgtgtgtgtgtgaggtgtggtgtgtgtgtgtgtagaggtgtgtgtgtagaggtgtgtgtgtgtgtgtgtagaggtgtgtgtgtgtgtgtagaggtgtgtgtgtgtgtgtgtgtgtagaggtgtgtgtgtgtgtgtgtgtagaggtgtgtgtgtgtgtgtgtgtagaggtgtgtgtgtgtgtgtgtgtgtagagtgtgtgtggtgtagaggtgtgtgtgtgtgtgtgtgtgtgtgtgtgttgtgtgtgtgtagaggtgtgtcgtgtgtggtgtggtgtgtgtgtgtgtgtgtgttgtgtgtgtgtgtgtgtgtgtgtgtgtgtagaggtgtgtgtgtgtgtgtgtgtgtgtgtgtgtgtgtgtgtgtgtgtgtgtgtgtgtgtgtggtgtgtgtgtgtaccatagtTAAATGAAGTGATGTCTAGTGTAGACTGAGCCTCTCCGTTTAGTGACGTCTAGGAAGAAGTCAGAGGGGTTGTTGAACGGCTCACAGTGataccctgtaacacaacaacaacagtgataccctgcaacacaacaacaacagtgataccctgcaacacaacaacagcaacaaaaacagtgataccctgcaacacaacaacaacaacaacagtgatacccttgcaacaacaacaacagtgataccctgcaacaacaacaacaacagcagtgataccctgcaacacaacaacaacagtgataccctgcaacacaacaacaacaacaacagtgataccctgcaacacaacaacaacaacagtgataccctgcaacacaacaacaacagagataccctgcaacacaacaacaacaacaacagtgataccctgcaacacaacaacaacaacaacagcagtgataccctgtaacacaacaacaacaacagtgataccctgcaacacaacaacaacagtgataccctgcaacacaacaacaacaacagtgataccctgcaacacaacaacaacaaacagtgataccctgcaacacaacagcaacaacaacagtgataccctgcaacacaacagtgataccctgcaacacaacagcaacaacaacagtgataccctataacacaacaacagtgataccctgcaacacaacaacaacagtaataccctgcaaacacaacaacaacagtgataccctgcaacacaacaacaacaacaacaacaacaacagtgataccctgcaacacaacaacaacaacaacacaatgataccctgtaacacaacaacaacagtgatatcctgtaacacaacaacaacaacagtgataccctgcaacaccaacaacaacaacaacaacagtgataccctgcatcacaacaacaacagtgataccctgcaacacaacaacagcaacagtgataccctgtaacacaacaacagtgataccctgcaacacaacaacaacaacaacagtaataccctgcaacacaacaacaacagtgataccctgcaacacaacaacaacaacaatgataccctgtaacacaacaacaacagtgataccctgtaacacaacaacaacagtgataccctgtaacacaacaacaacaacaacagtgataccctgcaacacaacaacaacaacaacagtgataccctgcaacacaacaacaacaacaatgataccctgtaacacaacaacaacagtgataccctgtaacacaacaacaacaacagtgataccctgtaacacaacaacaacagtgataccctgtaacacaacaacaacagtgataccctgtaacacaacaacaacaacagtgataccctgcaacacaacaacaacaacaacaacagtgataccctgcaacacaacaacaacaacaacaacaacagtgataccctgcaacacaacaacaacagtgataccctgcaacacaacaacaacaacagtgataccctgcaacacaacaacaacaacagtgataccctgcaacacaacaacaacaacgataccctgtaacacaacaacaacagtgataccctgtaacacaacaacagcacacACAGTCTGAGACAGAACACTCCATCTATTACTCAGTGAAGAACCCCAGGACTGGCTGGCAGCTCCagcgtctgtctctgtctctctctctccctccatgtcttacCCAAGTCAGTGAAGTAGCTCAGGGCCTTCCCAGCAGCTCCAGCGTACACCAACTCTCCTCGGTGCATCAGGGTCAGGTGGTCAAAGCGGCTGAAGATTGAGTAACGAGGCTGATGGATGGAGAACACGATAGTCTTACCGCTTCTAGACAGCCtgggacacacatacacagagagagagagagacacacagggagtgtcagacacagagagagagagacagtcagacacacagggagtgtcagacacagagagagtcaatcatagagagagtcagacatacagggagagtcagacacacagggagagtcagacacacagggagagtcagacacacagggagtgtcagacacagagagactcagacacagagagagtcaatcatagagagagtcagacacagagagagacacagagagagagaaagagtcagacacacagagagagagacagagagagagaaagagtcagacacacagagagagagaaagagtcagacacacagagagagagagagagagagagagagagagagagagagagagagagagagagagagagagagagtcagacacagagagagtacctatgcagtaggttgatgatgtggtctgtctgtacctatgcagtaggttgatgatgtggtctgtctgtgtaccTATGCAGTAGGTTGATGATGTGGTCTGTCTGTACCTATGCAGTAGGTTGATGATGTGGTCTGTCTGTACCTATGCAGTAGGTTGATGATGTGGTCTGTCTGTACCTATGCAGTAGGTTGATGATGTGGTCTGTCTGTACCTATGCAGTAGGTACGTGATGTGGTCTGTCTGTACCTATGCAGTAGGTACGtgatgtggtctgtctgtgtaccTATGCAGTAGGTTGACGATGTGGTCTCTCTGTACCTATGCAGTAGGTTGATGATGTGGTCTGTCTGTACCTATGCAGTAGGTTGATGATGTGGTCTGTCTGTACCTATGCAGTAGGTTGATGATGTGGTCTGTCTGTACCTATGCAGTAGGTTGATGATGTGGTCTGTCTGTACCTATGCAGTAGGTTGATGATGTGGTCTGTCTGTACCTATGCAGTAGGTTGATGATGTGGTCTGTCTGTACCTATGCAGTAGGTTGATGATGTGGTCTGTCTGTACCTATGCAGTAGGTTGATGATGTGGTCTGTCTGTACCTATGCAGTAGGTTGATGATGTGGTTAGCAGTGTTAGAGTCCAGGCCAGTGGTGGGTTCATCCAGGAACAGAAGACGAGGAGAAGTAATGAGCTCCATACCGATGCtgcacctcttcctctctcccccagacACACCACGCAGGAACTCTGTTCCtatctacacacacagagagagtggcagaaacagagagagagacagagagagacaaagagagagagagagacagagagagaaagagagagagagagacagagagagagagccagagagagagagagtgagagagacagacagacagacaggagacagagagaaagagacagagagagacagagaaagagagagagagacagagaaagagagaaagagagaaagagacagagagagacagaaagagagagacagagaaagagagacagagagagagagacagagagagagagaaagagacagagaaagagagaaagagacagagagacagagagaaagagacagagagacagagagaaagagagacagagagacagagacagagaaagagagagggagaaagagacagagaaagagacagagaaagagacagagagagagacaaacacaaacacaaacacacactacagagccccaggacagcagcacaattagacccaaccaaatcatgagaaaacaaaaagataactacttaacacattggaaagaattaacaaaaaaactgagcaaactagaatgctatttggccctaaacagagagtacacagtggtagaatacctgaccactgtgactgaccctacacagagagtacacagcggcagaatacctgaccactgtgactgacccaaaattaaggaaagccttgactatgtacagactcagtgagcatagccttgctattgagaaaggccgccgtaggcagacatggctcaagagaagacaggctatgtgctcactgcccacaaaatgaggtggaaactgagctgcacttcctaacctcctgcccaatgtatgaccatattagagagacatatttccctcagattacacagatccacaaagaatttgaaaacaaatccaattttgaaaaactcccatatctacttggtgaaataccacagtgtgacttcacagcagcaagatgtgtgacctgttgccacgagaaaagggcaaccagtgaagaacacacaccattgtaatacaacccatatttatgcttatttattttatcttgtgtcctttagccatttgtacattgttagaacactgtatatatatataatatgacatttgtaatgtctttactgttttgaaacttctgtatgtgtaatgtttactgttcattttgttgtttttcactttgtatgttgtctacctcacttgctttggcaatgttaacacatgtttcccatgccaataaagcccttgaattgaattgagacagagacagagagacagagtgtgtgtgtttggttggaGTAACTTTCTCCAGAACATGACCCTCCTAAAGCCTTTAG encodes:
- the LOC116365830 gene encoding ABC transporter G family member 24-like translates to PLLTLSSLDDKENCDNSNLLAVSYRQSTQYQRVVEELDHLTQGLEGGVGGQGQKADYVTSFWYQMRIVVCRMVVNSLRNPQTSYAQLALNIFFALLVGLIYYQIP